A genomic region of Miscanthus floridulus cultivar M001 chromosome 3, ASM1932011v1, whole genome shotgun sequence contains the following coding sequences:
- the LOC136542428 gene encoding BTB/POZ domain-containing protein At3g22104-like isoform X1, whose amino-acid sequence MSSSSSRSIPPLLGVNGVTATPHLLRPFLCEDVLARFCGRIRRVGAAGAASARRHPRVALHGFPGGPEAFELIARFCYTDGGRGGAVTAANACVLRCAAEFLDMAAADAPEVGVASTAAPSLVRMTEKAFEEMPHWPWHTVVDAVKQCQRLVPLADSTGAFDAAVAALVSQMAVPPPAAGDTTTTGSSPESTEFRFSCDTKSSSLSLRGSCISRTWWFEDLVALGPATVERVASALVARGTDHGVVARFLFYYLKCRIAGASADDKKAMLEASIAVMASLDRSAVYCKGLFGILRIAAPLRLADACQERLVAMIGRKLDHATLDNLLVPAPPGTASLYNVSLVLRFLAAFLRGGASDEPARLKKVGRLMDLYLAEVAPDPSLRPAKFLELATALPAPARDCNDALYRAIDVYFQIHGCLTDEEKMKICRGLSYEKLSPECCKHLARNGEFPTRAAVQALASQHTVLKSIVLREPGQLKPVSPSPPPSTGKRRDGSGVAADDVGGENDGQVILYAGRLDLSLENQNLRSLLDGMHWRVMELEKVCSRMKTQMSKMKQARRGGGGRTARSLPRMCS is encoded by the exons ATGTCTTCTTCGTCCTCCCGCTCCATTCCTCCACTGCTGGGCGTTAATGGCGTAACAGCTACACCTCATCTTCTTCGCCCTTTTCTATGCGAG GACGTTCTTGCGCGCTTCTGCGGTAGGATCAGGAGGGTGGGGGCCGCCGGCGCAGCGTCCGCGAGGCGGCATCCGAGGGTAGCTCTGCACGGATTCCCCGGTGGCCCCGAGGCGTTCGAGCTCATCGCGAGGTTCTGCTACACTGATGGCGGACGCGGCGGCGCGGTGACCGCGGCCAACGCGTGCGTGCTGCGGTGCGCGGCGGAGTTCCTAGACATGGCGGCGGCAGACGCGCCCGAGGTCGGGGTCGCGTCCACGGCGGCGCCGAGCCTGGTGCGGATGACGGagaaggcgtttgaggagatGCCGCACTGGCCGTGGCACACCGTCGTGGACGCCGTGAAGCAGTGCCAGCGCCTGGTCCCGCTTGCGGACTCCACGGGCGCGTTCGACGCGGCCGTGGCCGCGCTGGTGTCGCAGATGGCCGTGCCCCCGCCGGCGGCCGGGGACACCACGACCACGGGCTCCTCGCCGGAGAGCACGGAGTTCCGGTTCTCGTGCGACACCAAGAGCAGCAGCCTCAGCCTGCGCGGGTCCTGCATCAGCCGCACCTGGTGGTTCGAGGACCTCGTCGCGCTCGGCCCCGCCACGGTGGAGCGCGTCGCCTCGGCGCTCGTGGCCAGGGGCACCGACCACGGCGTCGTCGCCCGGTTCCTCTTCTATTACCTCAAGTGTCGCATCGCCGGCGCGAGTGCCGACGACAAGAAGGCGATGCTGGAGGCGTCGATCGCCGTCATGGCCAGCCTCGACCGGAGCGCGGTCTATTGCAAGGGCCTCTTCGGCATCCTGAGGATCGCCGCGCCGCTGAGGCTGGCCGACGCGTGCCAGGAGCGGCTCGTCGCCATGATCGGCCGCAAGCTGGACCACGCGACGCTTGATAACCTGCTCGTCCCAGCGCCGCCCGGGACGGCCAGCCTGTACAACGTGAGCCTGGTGCTCAGGTTCTTGGCCGCGTTCCTCCGCGGCGGCGCCAGCGACGAGCCGGCGAGACTGAAGAAGGTGGGCAGGCTCATGGACCTGTACCTGGCCGAGGTCGCTCCGGACCCGTCCCTTCGTCCGGCCAAGTTCCTGGAGCTGGCCACCGCGCTGCCGGCTCCGGCCAGGGACTGCAATGACGCGCTGTATCGCGCCATCGACGTCTATTTCCAG ATTCACGGCTGCCTGACGGACGAGGAGAAGATGAAGATCTGCAGGGGGCTCAGCTACGAGAAGCTGTCGCCGGAGTGCTGCAAGCACCTGGCGCGGAACGGCGAGTTCCCGACGAGAGCGGCGGTGCAGGCGCTGGCATCGCAGCACACGGTGCTCAAGAGCATCGTCCTGCGCGAGCCGGGTCAGCTGAAGCCCGTGTCGCCGTCCCCTCCCCCGTCCACGGGGAAGCGCCGCGACGGCAGCGGCGTAGCCGCCGATGACGTCGGCGGCGAGAACGACGGGCAGGTGATCCTGTACGCGGGGCGGCTGGACCTGTCGCTGGAGAACCAGAACCTGCGGTCGCTCCTGGACGGGATGCACTGGCGGGTGATGGAGCTGGAGAAGGTGTGCAGCCGGATGAAGACgcagatgagcaagatgaagcaggccaggcgaggcggcggcggacgcACCGCCAGGTCGCTCCCCAGGATGTGTTCTTGA
- the LOC136542428 gene encoding BTB/POZ domain-containing protein At3g22104-like isoform X3, translating to MAAADAPEVGVASTAAPSLVRMTEKAFEEMPHWPWHTVVDAVKQCQRLVPLADSTGAFDAAVAALVSQMAVPPPAAGDTTTTGSSPESTEFRFSCDTKSSSLSLRGSCISRTWWFEDLVALGPATVERVASALVARGTDHGVVARFLFYYLKCRIAGASADDKKAMLEASIAVMASLDRSAVYCKGLFGILRIAAPLRLADACQERLVAMIGRKLDHATLDNLLVPAPPGTASLYNVSLVLRFLAAFLRGGASDEPARLKKVGRLMDLYLAEVAPDPSLRPAKFLELATALPAPARDCNDALYRAIDVYFQIHGCLTDEEKMKICRGLSYEKLSPECCKHLARNGEFPTRAAVQALASQHTVLKSIVLREPGQLKPVSPSPPPSTGKRRDGSGVAADDVGGENDGQVILYAGRLDLSLENQNLRSLLDGMHWRVMELEKVCSRMKTQMSKMKQARRGGGGRTARSLPRMCS from the exons ATGGCGGCGGCAGACGCGCCCGAGGTCGGGGTCGCGTCCACGGCGGCGCCGAGCCTGGTGCGGATGACGGagaaggcgtttgaggagatGCCGCACTGGCCGTGGCACACCGTCGTGGACGCCGTGAAGCAGTGCCAGCGCCTGGTCCCGCTTGCGGACTCCACGGGCGCGTTCGACGCGGCCGTGGCCGCGCTGGTGTCGCAGATGGCCGTGCCCCCGCCGGCGGCCGGGGACACCACGACCACGGGCTCCTCGCCGGAGAGCACGGAGTTCCGGTTCTCGTGCGACACCAAGAGCAGCAGCCTCAGCCTGCGCGGGTCCTGCATCAGCCGCACCTGGTGGTTCGAGGACCTCGTCGCGCTCGGCCCCGCCACGGTGGAGCGCGTCGCCTCGGCGCTCGTGGCCAGGGGCACCGACCACGGCGTCGTCGCCCGGTTCCTCTTCTATTACCTCAAGTGTCGCATCGCCGGCGCGAGTGCCGACGACAAGAAGGCGATGCTGGAGGCGTCGATCGCCGTCATGGCCAGCCTCGACCGGAGCGCGGTCTATTGCAAGGGCCTCTTCGGCATCCTGAGGATCGCCGCGCCGCTGAGGCTGGCCGACGCGTGCCAGGAGCGGCTCGTCGCCATGATCGGCCGCAAGCTGGACCACGCGACGCTTGATAACCTGCTCGTCCCAGCGCCGCCCGGGACGGCCAGCCTGTACAACGTGAGCCTGGTGCTCAGGTTCTTGGCCGCGTTCCTCCGCGGCGGCGCCAGCGACGAGCCGGCGAGACTGAAGAAGGTGGGCAGGCTCATGGACCTGTACCTGGCCGAGGTCGCTCCGGACCCGTCCCTTCGTCCGGCCAAGTTCCTGGAGCTGGCCACCGCGCTGCCGGCTCCGGCCAGGGACTGCAATGACGCGCTGTATCGCGCCATCGACGTCTATTTCCAG ATTCACGGCTGCCTGACGGACGAGGAGAAGATGAAGATCTGCAGGGGGCTCAGCTACGAGAAGCTGTCGCCGGAGTGCTGCAAGCACCTGGCGCGGAACGGCGAGTTCCCGACGAGAGCGGCGGTGCAGGCGCTGGCATCGCAGCACACGGTGCTCAAGAGCATCGTCCTGCGCGAGCCGGGTCAGCTGAAGCCCGTGTCGCCGTCCCCTCCCCCGTCCACGGGGAAGCGCCGCGACGGCAGCGGCGTAGCCGCCGATGACGTCGGCGGCGAGAACGACGGGCAGGTGATCCTGTACGCGGGGCGGCTGGACCTGTCGCTGGAGAACCAGAACCTGCGGTCGCTCCTGGACGGGATGCACTGGCGGGTGATGGAGCTGGAGAAGGTGTGCAGCCGGATGAAGACgcagatgagcaagatgaagcaggccaggcgaggcggcggcggacgcACCGCCAGGTCGCTCCCCAGGATGTGTTCTTGA
- the LOC136542428 gene encoding BTB/POZ domain-containing protein At3g22104-like isoform X2, with translation MTRVVLEVDVNGEELFFVDKDVLARFCGRIRRVGAAGAASARRHPRVALHGFPGGPEAFELIARFCYTDGGRGGAVTAANACVLRCAAEFLDMAAADAPEVGVASTAAPSLVRMTEKAFEEMPHWPWHTVVDAVKQCQRLVPLADSTGAFDAAVAALVSQMAVPPPAAGDTTTTGSSPESTEFRFSCDTKSSSLSLRGSCISRTWWFEDLVALGPATVERVASALVARGTDHGVVARFLFYYLKCRIAGASADDKKAMLEASIAVMASLDRSAVYCKGLFGILRIAAPLRLADACQERLVAMIGRKLDHATLDNLLVPAPPGTASLYNVSLVLRFLAAFLRGGASDEPARLKKVGRLMDLYLAEVAPDPSLRPAKFLELATALPAPARDCNDALYRAIDVYFQIHGCLTDEEKMKICRGLSYEKLSPECCKHLARNGEFPTRAAVQALASQHTVLKSIVLREPGQLKPVSPSPPPSTGKRRDGSGVAADDVGGENDGQVILYAGRLDLSLENQNLRSLLDGMHWRVMELEKVCSRMKTQMSKMKQARRGGGGRTARSLPRMCS, from the exons ATGACCCGTGTCGTCCTTGAGGTGGATGTGAACGGCGAGGAGCTCTTCTTCGTTGATAAG GACGTTCTTGCGCGCTTCTGCGGTAGGATCAGGAGGGTGGGGGCCGCCGGCGCAGCGTCCGCGAGGCGGCATCCGAGGGTAGCTCTGCACGGATTCCCCGGTGGCCCCGAGGCGTTCGAGCTCATCGCGAGGTTCTGCTACACTGATGGCGGACGCGGCGGCGCGGTGACCGCGGCCAACGCGTGCGTGCTGCGGTGCGCGGCGGAGTTCCTAGACATGGCGGCGGCAGACGCGCCCGAGGTCGGGGTCGCGTCCACGGCGGCGCCGAGCCTGGTGCGGATGACGGagaaggcgtttgaggagatGCCGCACTGGCCGTGGCACACCGTCGTGGACGCCGTGAAGCAGTGCCAGCGCCTGGTCCCGCTTGCGGACTCCACGGGCGCGTTCGACGCGGCCGTGGCCGCGCTGGTGTCGCAGATGGCCGTGCCCCCGCCGGCGGCCGGGGACACCACGACCACGGGCTCCTCGCCGGAGAGCACGGAGTTCCGGTTCTCGTGCGACACCAAGAGCAGCAGCCTCAGCCTGCGCGGGTCCTGCATCAGCCGCACCTGGTGGTTCGAGGACCTCGTCGCGCTCGGCCCCGCCACGGTGGAGCGCGTCGCCTCGGCGCTCGTGGCCAGGGGCACCGACCACGGCGTCGTCGCCCGGTTCCTCTTCTATTACCTCAAGTGTCGCATCGCCGGCGCGAGTGCCGACGACAAGAAGGCGATGCTGGAGGCGTCGATCGCCGTCATGGCCAGCCTCGACCGGAGCGCGGTCTATTGCAAGGGCCTCTTCGGCATCCTGAGGATCGCCGCGCCGCTGAGGCTGGCCGACGCGTGCCAGGAGCGGCTCGTCGCCATGATCGGCCGCAAGCTGGACCACGCGACGCTTGATAACCTGCTCGTCCCAGCGCCGCCCGGGACGGCCAGCCTGTACAACGTGAGCCTGGTGCTCAGGTTCTTGGCCGCGTTCCTCCGCGGCGGCGCCAGCGACGAGCCGGCGAGACTGAAGAAGGTGGGCAGGCTCATGGACCTGTACCTGGCCGAGGTCGCTCCGGACCCGTCCCTTCGTCCGGCCAAGTTCCTGGAGCTGGCCACCGCGCTGCCGGCTCCGGCCAGGGACTGCAATGACGCGCTGTATCGCGCCATCGACGTCTATTTCCAG ATTCACGGCTGCCTGACGGACGAGGAGAAGATGAAGATCTGCAGGGGGCTCAGCTACGAGAAGCTGTCGCCGGAGTGCTGCAAGCACCTGGCGCGGAACGGCGAGTTCCCGACGAGAGCGGCGGTGCAGGCGCTGGCATCGCAGCACACGGTGCTCAAGAGCATCGTCCTGCGCGAGCCGGGTCAGCTGAAGCCCGTGTCGCCGTCCCCTCCCCCGTCCACGGGGAAGCGCCGCGACGGCAGCGGCGTAGCCGCCGATGACGTCGGCGGCGAGAACGACGGGCAGGTGATCCTGTACGCGGGGCGGCTGGACCTGTCGCTGGAGAACCAGAACCTGCGGTCGCTCCTGGACGGGATGCACTGGCGGGTGATGGAGCTGGAGAAGGTGTGCAGCCGGATGAAGACgcagatgagcaagatgaagcaggccaggcgaggcggcggcggacgcACCGCCAGGTCGCTCCCCAGGATGTGTTCTTGA